In Polyangiaceae bacterium, the DNA window GTCGCCTACGCCCTGCGCCGGGACGGCTTCGGAGTGACGCTGGCGCACACCTTCGCGGACGCCGAGCGCGAAGCGCGGGACACGGACCTGATCGTGCTGGATCTGATGCTACCGGACGGCAGCGGCTTCGATCTGATCGGCATTCTGCGGCGCGAAAAGCGCCTCACGCCCATCATCGTGCTGTCCAGCCGCGACGGCGAAGCGGATCGGGTGGCGGCGCTGGAGACGGGCGCCGACGACTACGTGACCAAGCCGTTTTCCCCGCGGGAAGTGGTGGCCCGCGTGCGCGCCGTGCTGCGGCGTACGGGCCAGAGCGACGGCGGCGGCGCTGCTGGCGTCGGCGAGTTGCCCGTCACCGCGGACGACGCCACCCGCCGGGCCACCGTGCAGGGCAAGGCGCTGGAGCTCACCCGCGTGGAGTTCGACCTGCTCGCGGGCCTGCTCGACAGCCCGGGTCGCGTGTACACGCGCGCGCAGCTCATCGATCGCGTGTGGGGCGACGGCTTCGCCATCAGCGATCGCACGGTGGACTCGCACATCAAGTCACTGCGCAAGAAGATCGGCGAGGCCGGCGGCGAGCCAGGGCTGATCGAGACCGTGCGTGGCGTGGGCTATC includes these proteins:
- a CDS encoding response regulator transcription factor; the protein is MQRILVVEDEPAIAESVAYALRRDGFGVTLAHTFADAEREARDTDLIVLDLMLPDGSGFDLIGILRREKRLTPIIVLSSRDGEADRVAALETGADDYVTKPFSPREVVARVRAVLRRTGQSDGGGAAGVGELPVTADDATRRATVQGKALELTRVEFDLLAGLLDSPGRVYTRAQLIDRVWGDGFAISDRTVDSHIKSLRKKIGEAGGEPGLIETVRGVGYRITDRPTDTEKP